A genomic stretch from Lathyrus oleraceus cultivar Zhongwan6 chromosome 2, CAAS_Psat_ZW6_1.0, whole genome shotgun sequence includes:
- the LOC127123621 gene encoding uncharacterized protein LOC127123621, producing MPLSNTSIAVLRQQMDDSNHELVNMLTNQMGIIFNPVIQESAETNRHVANQLTRLCNFLGALARQMVQVFRQVVPVQMEIGAAEDETVHEGQIIRPLQNQGVESGVARRNQMVLVNRQQHADQIIDQQRQEDLVVENNLTTIVERIMARNGMGATLQRPLYLTESEDLAHNECLRVKNFPSSLTKVAFTWFTSLAPSSIDSWAKLEKKFHEQFYEGHSKISLEELSSIKRRFAESIDDYLNRFRSLKARCFTQVPEHELVQMAAGERLRLEKVRHNKSKKEKVAFVEYDAIDPICEANYALSTELEIDVAELKPGSVYECRSLLSAQGKNPVEHNQKFPSKTYTFDVSKCEEIFDLLVKDGKMAVPLGTKIPPLE from the exons ATGCCGCTGTCGAACACTTCAATAGCGGTGTtgagacaacaaatggacgatAGTAACCATGAATTGGTTAACATGTTGACCAACCAGATGGGCATAATATTTAATCCAGTAATACAAgaatctgctgaaacaaatagGCATGTGGCGAATCAATTGACACGCTTGTGCAATTTTCTGGGGGCACTGGCTCGACAGATGGTACAAGTGTTTAGGCAAGTTGTTCCTGTGCAAATGGAGATAGGGGCAGCGGAAGATGAGACAGTCCATGAAGGACAAATCATTAGACCCCTTCAAAACCAAGGCGTCGAATCAGGAGTCGCAAGACGTAACCAGATGGTACTGGTTAATCGACAACAGCATGCTGATCAAATTATCGACCAACAGCGACAAGAAGACTTAGTagtggaaaataatttgacaactattgtcgaaaggattatggctagaaaTGGCATGGGTGCTACATTGCAAAGGCCATT ATACTTAACAGAGTCAGAAGATCTAGCTCATAATGAatgtttgagagtaaaaaacttTCCCTCCTCTCTGACTAAGGTTGCCTTCACATGGTTTACTTCATTGGCCCCAAGTTCAATCGATTCGTGGGCcaaattagaaaagaagttccatgaacagttttacgaaggacactcTAAAATTAGTTTGGAAGAATTGTCTAGTATcaagagaaggtttgctgagagcATCGACGATTATCTGAATCGTTTTAGGTCCTTAAAGGCTAGGTGTTTTACGCAAGTGCCAGAACATGAACTGGTTCAAATGGCCGCGGGAg AACGATTAAGGTTAGAAAAAGTTAGGCACAATAagtctaagaaagaaaaggtagCGTTTGTCGAATACGATGCAATAGACCCAATATGTGAGGCTAATTATGCTTTATCGACCGAATTAGAAATCGACGTGGCTGAACTAAAGCCAGGATCCGTCTATGAGTGTCGATCATTGCTTTCTGCGCAAGGAAAAAACCCTGTCGAACACAACCAAAAATTCCCTTCGAAAACTTATACTTTTGATGTGTCGAaatgtgaggaaatttttgacttgTTGGTCAAAGATGGTAAAATGGCGGTACCTCttggtactaaaataccaccgtTAGAATAG